The Candidatus Kapaibacterium sp. genome has a segment encoding these proteins:
- a CDS encoding nucleoid-associated protein, with product MTNFYNITINRIILHQIVAKNDGLEHATVITDENLFRFSDQVLKVIIERLAKASQKKGKSFELLISDSYSDSFFGLVNEVNEHSDERFIHASIKVAMKLAQAQTVNTIPGGYLIMIDAKDENGYPLPIVIKAELLSALRYEIHNRESTIKYLDDIFLDPSSKKFKFALMQRRVEDEMQLDYPNSQWKAFIYDEQFSVDSKPAEYFYKDFLGFSVETNSKIQSKRFYDATDDFIMKFVENSSEKDDLIKLLKQEFTVNDETEVKPDEFANAYLHDDAIREIYMNEIVPYLPTTIEKDASLFKAKLEKKQIHFPNDILLTGPNKTFEYSVEIVNSTDKLEKLDTSSLDYTILKIKGKPYNK from the coding sequence GTGACTAACTTTTATAATATTACTATCAATCGAATTATCTTGCATCAGATTGTTGCCAAAAATGATGGACTTGAGCATGCAACAGTCATTACTGACGAAAATTTATTCCGCTTTTCGGACCAAGTGCTGAAGGTAATCATCGAAAGGCTTGCAAAAGCGTCGCAAAAGAAGGGCAAATCATTTGAATTGCTAATTAGCGACTCCTACTCTGACTCTTTTTTCGGTTTGGTAAATGAAGTGAACGAACATTCGGACGAAAGATTCATACATGCTTCAATCAAAGTGGCTATGAAACTTGCTCAAGCTCAAACGGTGAACACAATTCCCGGTGGCTATCTAATAATGATTGACGCTAAGGATGAAAACGGTTATCCTTTGCCGATAGTTATAAAAGCAGAATTGCTCTCGGCTTTGAGATATGAAATTCACAATCGCGAATCAACTATCAAATATCTTGATGATATTTTTCTCGACCCATCGTCTAAGAAGTTCAAATTTGCGCTAATGCAAAGGCGTGTTGAAGATGAGATGCAACTCGATTATCCGAATAGCCAATGGAAAGCATTCATTTATGATGAGCAATTTTCGGTAGATTCCAAACCTGCGGAATATTTCTACAAAGATTTTCTCGGCTTCTCGGTTGAAACTAACAGCAAAATTCAATCAAAGCGTTTTTATGATGCAACCGATGATTTCATAATGAAATTTGTTGAAAATTCGAGCGAAAAAGACGATTTAATCAAGCTCTTGAAGCAGGAATTCACTGTAAACGATGAAACGGAAGTTAAGCCCGACGAATTTGCAAATGCTTATTTGCATGATGACGCCATTCGCGAAATTTATATGAACGAGATTGTGCCCTATTTGCCGACTACGATTGAAAAAGATGCTTCATTATTCAAAGCAAAGTTAGAAAAAAAGCAAATTCATTTTCCGAATGATATTTTGCTTACAGGACCTAACAAAACTTTTGAATATAGCGTAGAGATAGTAAATTCTACTGACAAATTGGAAAAATTAGATACAAGCAGCCTTGATTACACAATATTGAAAATCAAGGGCAAACCTTACAACAAGTAA
- the uvrA gene encoding excinuclease ABC subunit UvrA, whose protein sequence is MINESDSNISEFGNYADEITEITIKGGREHNLKNIDLIIPRDTLTVVTGLSGSGKSTLAFDTLYAEANRRYVECLSPYAKQFLGMMQKPEVDIIEGLSPAISIEQKSISHNPRSTVGTATEIYDYMRLLFSKIGVQHCVRCDIPAIKRTVEDIIQTILTEYNDKRIQILAPIIKSRKGHYRELFELLTKQGFTKVRVDKKIRDLVVGMKLERYNIHDIELVIDRCLINANHTNRIRESVELALNRGEGNLIILAETNTDEFIEVLYSTKYSCPNCGDSYEEPAPNMFSFNSPNGACATCQGLGVIKDFNLPAILENTKLSIYDGAIAPLGKKSLSWLWTQLDVYAEKHGIDLSLAMEHLEQDKLQMILYGNEDSIELDHDFERTGLKYKHKFLGVLPTLKHIYENPTTYNQKKNIEPYLTDITCPTCAGGRLKKETLKIKLYGTNIKELCDLDLSDLRVSIKAIEKKLNKREVLISHLIFKEINNRLSFLENVGLAYIHLNRPLRTLSGGESQRIRLASQIGSQLVGVLYVLDEPSIGLHQHDNNRLINSLKELRDLGNSVIVVEHDKAMIESGDHIVDIGPGAGIHGGEIIFSGTMKQMSKLSTKALKNSLTAQYLLNIKSITIPTERRKGNGKYIILQGATGNNLKSVTLKIPLGTFVCITGMSGSGKSSLINDTLYPILSRYLNKNSSSVPLPYTSVDGIDNIDKIIEIDQSPIGRTPRSNPATYTGLFTLIRDHFAELREAKIRGYKSGRFSFNVEGGRCEECQGAGIKKIEMNFLPDVYVTCDECKGKRYNSETLQVKFKGKSIADVLNMTVEEANEFFTDIPKLKKKIKTMFEVGLGYIKLGQQAPTLSGGEAQRVKLSAELSKVSTGKTLYLLDEPTTGLHFEDINMLLAMLHKLADKGNTVVVIEHNLDVVKNADWIIDLGPEGGKFGGQIIAEGTPESIIKKRKSLTAKYLKEEMKQK, encoded by the coding sequence ATGATTAACGAATCTGATTCAAATATTTCCGAATTTGGCAATTATGCTGACGAAATCACAGAAATCACTATCAAAGGTGGACGTGAGCATAATCTTAAAAATATTGATTTAATCATTCCGCGCGATACGTTGACTGTTGTAACCGGATTATCAGGCTCGGGGAAGTCCACTTTAGCATTCGACACTTTATATGCAGAAGCTAATAGGCGATACGTTGAATGCCTTAGTCCATATGCAAAGCAATTTTTGGGTATGATGCAAAAGCCCGAAGTTGATATTATCGAAGGGCTTTCTCCGGCAATTTCAATCGAACAAAAGTCAATCAGTCACAATCCACGTTCAACAGTCGGCACAGCTACCGAAATTTATGATTATATGCGCCTTCTTTTTTCCAAAATTGGAGTGCAGCACTGCGTCCGTTGCGATATTCCTGCAATAAAGCGTACTGTTGAAGACATAATTCAAACGATACTGACTGAATACAACGATAAAAGAATTCAAATCCTGGCGCCGATTATCAAAAGCCGCAAAGGGCATTATCGTGAACTTTTTGAATTGCTTACCAAACAAGGCTTCACAAAGGTAAGAGTAGATAAGAAAATTCGCGATTTAGTTGTTGGAATGAAGCTCGAACGCTATAATATTCATGATATCGAACTTGTTATAGACCGATGTCTTATCAATGCAAATCATACAAATAGAATTCGTGAATCAGTCGAATTGGCACTAAATCGCGGCGAAGGAAATCTCATAATTTTAGCTGAAACAAATACTGATGAATTTATAGAAGTGTTATACAGCACAAAATATTCCTGTCCGAATTGTGGTGATTCGTATGAAGAACCGGCACCAAATATGTTCTCATTTAACTCACCAAATGGAGCTTGTGCCACGTGCCAAGGGCTTGGGGTAATTAAAGATTTTAATTTGCCGGCAATTCTCGAAAATACTAAGCTTTCGATTTATGATGGTGCTATTGCTCCATTAGGAAAAAAGAGTTTGAGTTGGTTGTGGACTCAATTAGATGTTTATGCCGAAAAACACGGCATAGATTTGAGCCTCGCGATGGAACATTTGGAACAAGACAAACTGCAAATGATTCTTTACGGCAATGAAGATTCTATCGAATTGGACCATGATTTCGAAAGAACCGGATTGAAATATAAGCATAAATTTCTGGGCGTATTGCCAACTTTGAAGCATATTTATGAAAATCCGACAACATACAACCAGAAAAAAAATATTGAGCCTTATTTGACAGACATCACATGTCCGACATGTGCTGGGGGAAGGCTCAAAAAAGAGACTTTGAAAATCAAATTGTACGGTACAAATATCAAAGAGCTTTGTGATTTGGATTTGTCCGATTTGCGAGTTTCGATTAAAGCTATTGAAAAAAAGTTGAACAAGAGAGAAGTTTTGATTTCGCATCTAATTTTCAAGGAAATTAACAACAGATTGAGTTTTCTCGAAAACGTGGGTCTTGCATATATTCACCTGAACCGCCCACTTCGTACTTTATCTGGTGGTGAATCCCAACGTATAAGATTGGCATCACAAATCGGCTCGCAGCTTGTGGGCGTATTGTATGTGCTTGATGAACCAAGTATTGGATTGCACCAACATGACAATAATCGGCTTATAAATTCGCTGAAGGAATTGCGTGATTTGGGGAATTCTGTGATTGTGGTCGAGCACGATAAAGCGATGATTGAAAGTGGCGACCACATTGTTGATATTGGTCCCGGAGCAGGTATTCACGGAGGTGAAATAATTTTTTCCGGCACGATGAAACAAATGAGCAAACTGAGCACCAAAGCACTCAAAAATTCTCTCACTGCTCAGTATTTGTTAAACATCAAATCTATAACAATTCCTACCGAACGACGCAAAGGAAACGGGAAATATATAATTTTGCAAGGTGCCACAGGCAATAATTTGAAAAGTGTAACGCTGAAAATTCCATTAGGAACATTTGTATGCATCACAGGAATGAGTGGCTCAGGCAAAAGTTCCCTTATCAATGATACATTGTACCCAATACTTTCGCGATATTTGAATAAAAATAGCAGTTCTGTGCCTCTACCCTATACATCCGTTGATGGCATTGATAATATTGACAAAATAATCGAAATAGACCAATCTCCAATTGGCAGAACTCCTCGCTCTAATCCTGCTACTTACACAGGTTTATTCACTTTGATTCGAGACCATTTTGCCGAATTGCGTGAAGCCAAAATCAGAGGCTACAAATCAGGTAGATTTTCATTCAATGTTGAAGGTGGCAGATGTGAAGAATGTCAGGGTGCAGGAATCAAAAAAATTGAAATGAATTTTCTTCCTGATGTTTATGTTACATGCGACGAATGCAAAGGAAAACGATATAATTCGGAAACTTTGCAAGTCAAATTCAAGGGCAAATCAATTGCAGATGTGCTGAACATGACAGTTGAAGAGGCGAACGAATTTTTCACCGATATTCCGAAATTGAAAAAGAAAATCAAAACGATGTTTGAAGTCGGGCTTGGGTATATTAAATTAGGGCAACAAGCTCCTACCCTATCCGGTGGCGAAGCTCAAAGAGTCAAACTTTCGGCGGAATTATCAAAAGTTTCGACAGGTAAAACGTTATATTTATTAGATGAACCCACAACAGGACTGCATTTTGAAGATATAAATATGCTATTGGCAATGTTGCACAAATTAGCCGACAAAGGCAATACAGTTGTTGTCATCGAACATAACCTTGATGTAGTTAAAAATGCTGATTGGATAATTGATTTAGGTCCCGAAGGTGGTAAATTTGGAGGACAAATTATTGCCGAAGGAACTCCCGAAAGTATTATCAAAAAGAGAAAAAGTTTGACGGCAAAATACCTTAAGGAGGAAATGAAACAAAAATGA
- a CDS encoding electron transfer flavoprotein subunit beta/FixA family protein codes for MNLLVCVSRVPDTATKIFVGPDGKTIDSKGVKYILNPYDEFALEEAIRLKEKNGGEVTALTVSADDATDILRNALAMGADSAIFIKAPSEPDSYQVAHNIANSVKDKNFDIIFFGRQSVDFDSFQIPSMVAELLNIPSASVVSKLEVNGTKVIAERDIEGGKETVELSTPCAISAQKGLNEPRYPKLPDIMKAKKKPIEEVPFFPVEAAVEVISIALPVNKRVGKILGDSDADINEIVRSLHEDAKVI; via the coding sequence ATGAACTTACTCGTATGTGTATCACGTGTACCTGACACAGCTACTAAGATTTTTGTCGGTCCTGACGGAAAGACAATTGACAGTAAAGGCGTCAAGTACATACTAAACCCTTATGATGAATTTGCATTAGAAGAAGCTATTAGATTGAAAGAAAAAAACGGTGGTGAAGTAACTGCATTAACAGTATCCGCCGACGATGCGACTGATATATTGCGCAATGCTTTGGCTATGGGCGCTGATTCGGCAATTTTCATCAAAGCCCCGTCTGAGCCTGATTCATACCAAGTTGCCCATAATATTGCTAATAGCGTAAAAGATAAAAATTTCGATATTATATTTTTCGGTCGCCAAAGTGTTGATTTCGATTCATTTCAAATTCCATCCATGGTGGCTGAGTTATTGAATATTCCATCTGCTTCAGTAGTTTCCAAACTCGAAGTTAACGGCACTAAAGTCATAGCCGAACGCGATATCGAAGGTGGCAAAGAAACTGTTGAGCTCTCAACTCCATGTGCAATTAGCGCCCAAAAAGGATTGAATGAACCACGTTATCCAAAATTGCCTGACATTATGAAAGCTAAAAAGAAACCAATAGAAGAAGTTCCCTTTTTCCCCGTTGAAGCCGCTGTTGAAGTCATTTCAATTGCATTACCCGTAAACAAACGCGTTGGCAAAATCCTTGGTGATTCAGATGCAGACATTAACGAAATAGTTCGCTCTTTGCACGAAGATGCGAAAGTAATTTAA